The following coding sequences lie in one Cannabis sativa cultivar Pink pepper isolate KNU-18-1 chromosome 5, ASM2916894v1, whole genome shotgun sequence genomic window:
- the LOC115717483 gene encoding rust resistance kinase Lr10-like has product MYNCILFVFFYRCYLGAAVVTVVLILIYRAYNSNKQGKEYKLRIKRFLEDYKALKPSRYSYADIKKITSQFSEKLGEGAYGTVYKGKLSTDFFVAVKILNNSKGNGEEFINEVGTIGQIHHINVVRLVGYCADGARRALVYEFSPNGSLQRYISSPDSEHFLGWGKLKDITLGIAKGIEYLHQGCDQRILHFDIKPHNVLLDQNFIPKISDFGLAKLCSKDKSIVSMTTARGTMGYIAPEVFSRNFGIVSYKSDIYSFGMMLLEMVGGKKITDVKEEVYYPEWIYNLLEEGEDLRIHVDKEEDAKIAKMLAIVGLWCIQWHPTDRPSMKVVVHMLEGEQNLTLPPNPFTSSDSTKTRVDMPRRRMNLELETITELE; this is encoded by the coding sequence atgtataactgCATTTTATTTGTCTTCTTCTATAGGTGCTACCTTGGTGCTGCAGTAGTGACAGTAGTGCTTATTCTAATTTATCGTGCTTACAACTCTAATAAACAAGGAAAAGAGTACAAACTGAGAATAAAGAGATTTTTGGAGGATTACAAAGCTCTAAAGCCAAGCAGATATTCATATGCtgatattaagaaaattacaagTCAATTCTCTGAAAAATTGGGAGAAGGAGCTTATGGAACAGTTTACAAAGGAAAGCTCTCTACTGATTTTTTCGTTGCAGTGAAAATTCTTAACAACTCAAAAGGCAATGGAGAAGAGTTTATAAATGAAGTTGGAACAATAGGTCAAATTCACCATATCAATGTGGTTCGGTTGGTTGGATATTGTGCGGATGGAGCTAGAAGAGCTCTTGTGTACGAGTTCTCACCCAATGGATCATTGCAACGGTACATATCTTCTCCAGATTCTGAACATTTTCTTGGATGGGGAAAGCTAAAAGACATTACTTTAGGCATTGCCAAAGGGATTGAATATCTTCACCAAGGGTGTGATCAACGAATACTTCATTTCGATATCAAACCTCATAATGTCTTGTTAGACCAAAACTTCATTCCAAAAATTTCTGATTTTGGTTTGGCCAAGCTGTGTTCCAAGGATAAAAGTATTGTGTCAATGACTACAGCAAGAGGGACCATGGGTTATATTGCACCTGAAGTTTTCTCTAGAAATTTTGGAATTGTTTCATACAAGTCAGATATTTATAGTTTTGGAATGATGTTACTCGAAATGGTTGGAGGAAAGAAGATAACTGATGTGAAAGAGGAAGTTTATTATCCAGAATGGATTTATAACCTCttagaagaaggagaagatttGCGAATTCATGTTGATAAAGAAGAAGATGCTAAGATTGCAAAAATGTTAGCAATTGTAGGACTATGGTGCATTCAATGGCATCCTACAGATCGTCCTTCTATGAAAGTTGTGGTTCACATGCTAGAAGGAGAACAAAATTTGACTTTGCCACCAAATCCTTTTACCTCTAGTGATTCAACAAAAACAAGAGTTGATATGCCAAGAAGGAGAATGAACTTGGAATTAGAAACTATAACTGAGTTGGAGTGA